A genomic stretch from Nocardia wallacei includes:
- a CDS encoding Uma2 family endonuclease, with the protein MTAAHHRVEEPIHVRMVALPTPPPDGFTAEDLPRLIEVVDGSFELLDGEVVMMAPATHWHDEVIDILKFALRAVAPRAFVIASEKGVNLGSSVPEPDVLAVSRDAVQADSLLFDARDIHLVVEVVSPRTRTKDRKLRPMQYAEAGIKHLWRVENEDDEMVVYTFELLPEGGCYVPSGVLRKRVRLDRPFPIDIELPEVTW; encoded by the coding sequence ATGACTGCTGCTCATCACCGTGTCGAGGAGCCGATCCACGTGCGGATGGTGGCACTACCGACTCCGCCGCCCGACGGTTTCACGGCCGAGGACCTACCTCGGCTGATAGAAGTCGTCGATGGTTCCTTCGAGCTGTTGGACGGTGAAGTCGTGATGATGGCTCCGGCCACGCATTGGCACGATGAGGTCATCGACATACTCAAATTCGCGCTGCGCGCGGTGGCCCCCCGTGCCTTCGTCATCGCGTCGGAGAAGGGTGTCAATCTGGGCAGCAGTGTGCCGGAACCCGACGTCCTCGCGGTGTCTCGCGACGCTGTGCAGGCTGACAGCCTGCTTTTCGACGCTCGAGATATCCATCTGGTCGTCGAGGTCGTTTCGCCTCGCACCAGAACCAAGGACCGCAAATTGCGGCCGATGCAGTATGCCGAGGCGGGGATCAAGCACCTCTGGCGTGTCGAGAACGAGGATGACGAGATGGTCGTCTACACCTTCGAACTTCTTCCGGAAGGTGGCTGTTACGTGCCCAGTGGAGTCCTCCGTAAGCGTGTGCGGCTCGATCGACCATTCCCGATCGACATCGAACTACCTGAAGTCACTTGGTGA
- a CDS encoding FAD-dependent monooxygenase: MSHIPVVIAGGGTVGLATAVFLRHHGVPSLVLERRDAPSIHPRALGVSPRTLEYFREVGLREELDRVAVRTAQPWRAEARTVAEIVRDPGAVTRPAAWQQFSPESPSGHYPQDRIDAALLPAARQRGATVEFGVGVTGVTQDRDSVAVTLSDGRVIHAEYLIGADGVKTTVRRELGISTTGPGEIGRRNMNILLEADLVGRFGPMPVMTQLSHPDAMGVLLAVGERRWALHVGLPAAGAMSEQECIAVAHTAIGADVPVRILSAIPWQATARMADEFRRGRAFLVGDAARAVTALGAFGLNTGIADAHNLAWKLAAVLGGTAGEGLLDTYHTERHAISEMVTHQALLRWENPRLHWDPAAVAERAAAGAWNAPLVTMAYRYDSAAIIDAVAEMPSTEDVGAALDGAPGSRVPHRWVAPGVSMIDLNESRFAVLAGPDGDAWRSAARKVSAAGDLDLRAVVLDEDATGAIGIGRCGAVLVRPDGFIAWRTTGDADPAVLEKVVSTVLSR, from the coding sequence ATGTCTCACATTCCGGTCGTCATCGCCGGTGGCGGCACGGTCGGCCTGGCCACCGCCGTCTTTCTCAGGCACCACGGGGTGCCGTCGCTGGTGCTCGAGCGCCGCGACGCGCCGTCGATCCATCCGCGGGCGCTCGGGGTGAGCCCGCGGACGCTGGAGTACTTTCGCGAAGTAGGGCTGCGGGAGGAGCTCGACCGGGTAGCGGTGCGGACGGCGCAACCCTGGCGCGCGGAGGCACGCACCGTCGCGGAGATCGTTCGCGACCCGGGGGCGGTCACCAGACCCGCTGCGTGGCAACAGTTCTCGCCGGAATCGCCATCCGGCCACTATCCACAAGACCGGATCGACGCGGCGCTGCTGCCCGCCGCGCGGCAGCGGGGCGCGACCGTCGAATTCGGCGTCGGGGTGACCGGCGTGACGCAGGACCGCGACTCGGTCGCCGTCACGCTGTCCGACGGGCGGGTCATTCACGCCGAGTATCTGATCGGCGCGGACGGCGTGAAGACCACGGTGCGCCGGGAGCTGGGGATCAGCACCACCGGGCCGGGCGAGATCGGCAGGCGGAACATGAATATTCTGCTCGAGGCAGACCTGGTCGGCCGGTTCGGCCCGATGCCGGTCATGACTCAGCTCAGCCATCCCGACGCCATGGGTGTGCTGCTCGCCGTGGGGGAACGCCGTTGGGCGCTGCACGTCGGACTCCCGGCGGCGGGCGCCATGTCGGAGCAGGAGTGTATCGCGGTGGCGCACACGGCGATCGGCGCCGACGTGCCCGTCCGGATTCTCAGCGCCATCCCGTGGCAGGCGACGGCCCGGATGGCCGACGAGTTCCGCCGCGGGCGCGCGTTCCTGGTCGGTGACGCGGCGCGGGCCGTGACCGCCCTCGGCGCCTTCGGTCTGAACACCGGCATCGCCGATGCGCACAATCTGGCATGGAAGCTGGCCGCGGTACTCGGCGGCACGGCGGGCGAGGGCCTGCTGGACACCTATCACACCGAGCGCCACGCGATCTCCGAGATGGTGACCCATCAGGCGCTGTTGCGCTGGGAAAACCCACGCCTGCACTGGGATCCGGCGGCGGTGGCCGAGCGCGCGGCGGCGGGAGCGTGGAACGCGCCCCTGGTCACCATGGCCTACCGCTACGATTCGGCGGCGATCATCGATGCGGTCGCGGAGATGCCGTCGACCGAGGATGTCGGCGCCGCCCTCGACGGGGCGCCGGGGTCACGGGTTCCGCATCGCTGGGTCGCGCCGGGGGTGTCGATGATCGATCTCAACGAATCCCGGTTCGCGGTATTGGCCGGGCCCGACGGTGACGCCTGGCGGTCCGCGGCCCGGAAGGTCTCCGCCGCAGGCGATCTCGACCTTCGCGCGGTGGTGCTGGACGAGGATGCGACGGGAGCGATCGGCATCGGCCGGTGCGGGGCCGTCCTCGTGCGGCCCGACGGTTTCATCGCCTGGCGCACTACCGGCGACGCCGATCCGGCAGTGCTGGAGAAGGTCGTCTCGACGGTACTGAGCCGCTGA
- a CDS encoding glycerophosphodiester phosphodiesterase family protein encodes MTSTNVEHDGGMRRNWGVRVLAVVSAGIVGAGGLAGAEGVVGFDVQAHRGGLGLVSENTVAAFGNALELGVRTLELDVQITADGVAVVSHDRDPDPAKCVDTGPAFWGDPAYPYVPGVRYIRDLTLAQVRTIDCGSRQLPDHPEQRTVPGARMPLLSEVFELVRRYRADGVMLNIETKVEAAAPEQTAPREQFVQVVAAEIRRAGIEKQVIIQSFDWGTLMRMREVAPELPLVALTSGKELRAGEPGASPWLGGIDIDDYPGSPQEQVVAAAASFGASAVSPVHGDPQNGTVADPGYQPFTNAALVRAAHRHSMRVVPWTVDDPATMGALLDLGVDGIITNRPDLLRTVLSERGYPLPPAYPRP; translated from the coding sequence GTGACTTCGACCAACGTCGAGCACGATGGGGGCATGCGACGAAACTGGGGTGTGAGGGTGCTGGCGGTGGTGTCGGCCGGGATCGTGGGGGCCGGGGGGCTCGCTGGGGCCGAAGGAGTGGTGGGGTTCGATGTGCAGGCTCATCGGGGTGGGTTGGGGTTGGTTTCGGAGAATACGGTGGCGGCGTTCGGGAATGCGCTGGAGCTCGGGGTGCGTACGTTGGAGTTGGATGTGCAGATCACCGCTGATGGGGTTGCGGTGGTGTCGCACGATCGGGATCCGGATCCGGCGAAGTGTGTGGATACCGGGCCCGCGTTCTGGGGGGATCCGGCGTATCCGTATGTGCCGGGCGTCAGGTATATCCGGGATCTGACGTTGGCTCAGGTGCGCACGATCGACTGCGGGTCGAGGCAGTTGCCGGATCATCCCGAGCAGCGCACCGTTCCGGGCGCTCGAATGCCGTTGCTCTCCGAGGTTTTCGAGCTGGTGCGCCGGTATCGGGCGGATGGGGTGATGCTGAACATCGAGACCAAGGTGGAGGCCGCCGCGCCGGAGCAGACCGCGCCGCGCGAGCAGTTCGTGCAGGTGGTTGCCGCGGAGATCCGGCGCGCGGGGATCGAAAAGCAGGTCATCATACAGAGTTTCGACTGGGGCACGCTGATGCGGATGCGCGAGGTGGCGCCCGAACTGCCGCTCGTCGCGCTCACCAGTGGCAAGGAACTGCGGGCGGGCGAGCCGGGCGCGTCACCGTGGCTGGGCGGGATCGATATCGACGACTATCCCGGCAGCCCGCAGGAGCAGGTCGTCGCCGCGGCAGCGTCCTTCGGCGCGTCCGCGGTGTCGCCCGTGCACGGTGATCCGCAGAACGGCACCGTCGCCGATCCCGGCTATCAGCCGTTCACCAACGCCGCGCTGGTGCGGGCGGCGCACCGGCACAGCATGCGCGTGGTCCCGTGGACCGTCGACGATCCGGCGACCATGGGCGCCCTGCTCGATCTCGGCGTGGACGGCATCATCACCAACCGCCCGGATCTGCTGCGCACGGTGCTGTCCGAACGCGGATACCCTCTGCCGCCCGCCTATCCGAGGCCGTGA